A section of the Streptomyces xinghaiensis S187 genome encodes:
- a CDS encoding SH3 domain-containing protein, protein MLQSKFRKIAVGVATGAIATLAAAGPAAAATAAPTGGGHHHHFYKGKVIAHSGLLLRSAPNKGGHVVGSKPYGAIVKIKCKVHGQNIDGNNRWYVLKDGHYAFASARYIKNIGPAPRWC, encoded by the coding sequence ATGCTGCAGTCCAAGTTCCGCAAGATCGCGGTCGGCGTCGCCACCGGCGCCATCGCCACCCTCGCCGCCGCCGGCCCCGCCGCCGCGGCCACCGCGGCTCCGACCGGCGGTGGTCACCACCACCACTTCTACAAGGGCAAGGTCATCGCCCACTCCGGCCTGCTGCTCCGCAGCGCGCCCAACAAGGGCGGCCACGTCGTCGGCTCCAAGCCGTACGGCGCCATCGTGAAGATCAAGTGCAAGGTCCACGGCCAGAACATCGACGGCAACAACCGTTGGTACGTGCTGAAGGACGGCCACTACGCGTTCGCGTCGGCCCGCTACATCAAGAACATCGGCCCGGCCCCGCGCTGGTGCTGA
- a CDS encoding FtsW/RodA/SpoVE family cell cycle protein, whose amino-acid sequence MAASTAGPPSDRPGSHPDGLPEALPPPVRLPRRRGTELVLLAGAVLISVYGYIEVGLATDGTVPAGAAGYGAGLGLLALLAHAAVRLRAPYADPLLLPIAVLLNGLGLVMIYRLDLATPADEAAPTQLIWSSLGVGFFIAVVLFLRDHRVLQRYAYLSVAAALVLLIVPIFFPAINGAKIWIRVAGLSFQPGEFAKILLAVFFASYLAVNRHALAYTGRRIWKFQFPTGRVLGPILTIWLASVGVLVLERDLGTSLLFFGLFVVLLYVATGRTGWIAVGLLLAAAGAVTVGSLEPHVHSRVQDWLHPFASIDAGEGASQLAQTYFAFASGGVLGTGLGQGDSVLIGFAAKSDFILATAGEELGLTGLFAIFLLYTLLVERGLRTGLAQRNPFGRLLAVGLASIVALQVFVIAGGVMGLIPLTGMAMPFLAQGGSSVVTNWIIVALLIRMSDTARRPAPAAPEGLDEPGGQAGPPGPGSPGDPGEARP is encoded by the coding sequence ATGGCCGCATCGACAGCGGGTCCCCCCTCGGACCGTCCGGGCTCGCATCCGGACGGCCTCCCGGAAGCGCTCCCGCCCCCGGTGCGGCTCCCCCGGCGCCGCGGTACGGAGCTGGTCCTGCTCGCCGGTGCCGTCCTGATCTCCGTCTACGGCTATATCGAGGTCGGCCTGGCCACCGACGGCACCGTGCCGGCCGGCGCCGCGGGTTACGGAGCGGGCCTCGGGCTCCTCGCCCTCCTCGCCCACGCCGCCGTACGCCTGCGCGCCCCGTACGCCGACCCCCTGCTGCTGCCCATCGCCGTCCTGCTCAACGGTCTGGGCCTGGTGATGATCTACCGGCTCGACCTCGCCACCCCCGCCGACGAGGCCGCCCCCACCCAGCTCATCTGGTCCTCGCTCGGTGTCGGGTTCTTCATCGCCGTCGTCCTGTTCCTCCGCGACCACCGGGTGCTGCAGCGCTACGCCTATCTGAGCGTGGCCGCCGCGCTGGTCCTGCTGATCGTCCCGATCTTCTTCCCCGCGATCAACGGCGCCAAGATCTGGATCCGGGTGGCCGGTCTCTCGTTCCAGCCCGGCGAGTTCGCCAAGATCCTGCTCGCCGTCTTCTTCGCCTCCTATCTGGCGGTCAACCGGCACGCCCTGGCCTACACCGGCCGCCGGATCTGGAAGTTCCAGTTCCCCACCGGGCGGGTGCTCGGCCCGATCCTCACCATCTGGCTGGCCAGCGTCGGCGTCCTCGTCCTGGAACGCGACCTCGGCACCTCGCTGCTCTTCTTCGGACTCTTCGTGGTGCTGCTGTACGTGGCCACCGGCCGCACCGGCTGGATCGCGGTCGGGCTGCTGCTGGCCGCAGCGGGCGCCGTCACCGTCGGCTCCCTGGAACCCCACGTCCACAGCCGGGTCCAGGACTGGCTGCACCCCTTCGCCTCCATCGACGCGGGCGAGGGCGCGAGCCAACTGGCGCAGACCTACTTCGCCTTCGCCTCCGGCGGCGTCCTCGGCACCGGACTCGGCCAGGGGGACTCCGTCCTCATCGGATTCGCCGCGAAATCCGACTTCATCCTGGCCACGGCGGGCGAGGAGCTGGGGCTGACCGGGCTCTTCGCGATCTTCCTGCTGTACACCCTGCTGGTGGAACGGGGGCTGCGGACGGGCCTCGCCCAGCGCAACCCCTTCGGCCGGCTGCTGGCGGTCGGCCTGGCCTCGATCGTCGCGCTCCAGGTCTTCGTCATCGCGGGCGGGGTGATGGGGCTGATCCCGCTCACCGGGATGGCGATGCCGTTCCTCGCGCAGGGCGGCTCCTCCGTCGTCACCAACTGGATCATCGTGGCCCTGCTGATCCGGATGAGCGACACGGCCCGCCGGCCGGCGCCGGCCGCCCCGGAGGGCCTTGACGAGCCCGGCGGTCAGGCGGGTCCGCCCGGTCCCGGCTCGCCCGGCGATCCCGGGGAGGCGAGGCCGTGA
- a CDS encoding peptidoglycan D,D-transpeptidase FtsI family protein, protein MIRQIRHLSAFFLLLLVALLLNASRIQVIDAEEYEDNQANRRKNITRYSAPRGDILVDGEPVTGSRDTGERLRYERTYVNGPLYAPVTGYASQIYGTTLLEDAEDDILSGADPRLSVFPLWHALTREREPAGDVHTTIAPAVQRAAADGLGGARGAVVALEPDTGKILALVSSPSYDPEQISGNGDAAVDAWQRLTGAENQPMLNRALRQTYPPGSVFKVVTAAAALEQGVVTDVDEPTDTPAPYTLPGTRTDLTNEARGCEDADLRHAMEVSCNTVFAKLGVEVGLDGMVDTAEKFGFNDDGLRVPSRVAASVFDTDMNDAQLALSSIGQYNTAATPLQMAMVASAVADDGRLRKPYLVDRITDSEGDTVAVTRPRTYERTMDSGTAEVLRELMRDVVENGTGTNAALPGAEVGGKTGTAQHGVGNEGIPYAWFISWAQKDGADEPGVAVAVVVEDAAADRADISGGGNAAPIARQVMRAALGL, encoded by the coding sequence GTGATCCGCCAGATCCGCCATCTGTCCGCCTTCTTCCTGCTCCTCCTGGTGGCCCTGCTGCTCAACGCCTCCCGCATCCAGGTGATCGACGCCGAGGAGTACGAGGACAACCAGGCCAACCGCCGCAAGAACATCACCCGTTACAGCGCCCCGCGCGGCGACATCCTCGTCGACGGCGAGCCCGTCACCGGCTCCCGCGACACCGGCGAGCGGCTGCGCTACGAACGCACGTACGTCAACGGGCCGCTGTACGCGCCGGTCACCGGCTACGCCTCGCAGATCTACGGCACCACGCTCCTGGAGGACGCCGAGGACGACATCCTCTCCGGCGCCGACCCGCGGCTCTCCGTCTTCCCGCTCTGGCACGCCCTGACCCGCGAGCGCGAACCGGCCGGCGACGTCCACACCACCATCGCCCCGGCCGTCCAGCGCGCCGCCGCCGACGGCCTGGGCGGCGCGCGCGGCGCGGTGGTCGCCCTGGAACCGGACACCGGCAAGATCCTCGCCCTCGTCAGCAGCCCGAGCTACGACCCCGAACAGATCTCCGGGAACGGGGACGCCGCCGTCGACGCCTGGCAGCGGCTGACCGGCGCCGAGAACCAGCCGATGCTCAACCGGGCGCTCCGCCAGACCTACCCGCCCGGCTCCGTCTTCAAGGTGGTCACGGCGGCGGCCGCCCTGGAGCAGGGCGTGGTGACCGATGTGGACGAGCCGACGGACACCCCCGCGCCGTACACCCTCCCCGGCACCCGGACGGATCTGACCAACGAGGCGCGGGGCTGCGAGGACGCCGACCTGCGCCACGCCATGGAGGTCTCCTGCAACACCGTCTTCGCCAAACTCGGTGTGGAGGTCGGGCTCGACGGCATGGTGGACACGGCCGAGAAGTTCGGCTTCAACGACGACGGTCTGCGGGTGCCCTCCCGGGTCGCCGCATCCGTCTTCGACACCGACATGAACGACGCCCAGCTCGCCCTGTCCTCGATCGGCCAGTACAACACCGCCGCCACACCGCTCCAGATGGCGATGGTCGCCTCGGCCGTCGCCGACGACGGCAGGCTGCGCAAGCCGTACCTGGTCGACAGGATCACCGATTCCGAGGGCGACACCGTGGCCGTCACCCGCCCCCGCACCTACGAGCGCACGATGGACTCCGGCACGGCGGAGGTCCTGCGCGAACTGATGCGCGACGTGGTCGAGAACGGCACGGGCACCAACGCGGCCCTCCCCGGCGCGGAGGTCGGCGGCAAGACCGGCACCGCGCAGCACGGCGTGGGCAACGAGGGCATCCCGTACGCCTGGTTCATCTCCTGGGCGCAGAAGGACGGGGCCGACGAGCCCGGTGTCGCGGTCGCGGTGGTCGTCGAGGACGCGGCGGCCGACCGCGCCGACATCAGCGGCGGCGGCAACGCGGCCCCGATCGCCCGCCAGGTGATGCGGGCGGCACTGGGGCTCTGA
- a CDS encoding DUF397 domain-containing protein: MSHLRWSKSSYSSSSSNECIEVAGTPRRRVHLRESDQPHTVLSVAPGIWSAFARAVKAGEYDHACRR; encoded by the coding sequence ATGTCGCACCTCCGCTGGAGCAAGTCGTCGTACAGCTCGTCGAGCAGCAACGAATGCATCGAGGTAGCCGGTACCCCCCGGCGTCGGGTCCACCTCCGGGAGAGCGACCAGCCGCACACCGTGCTGAGCGTCGCCCCCGGCATATGGTCGGCCTTCGCGCGGGCCGTCAAGGCCGGCGAGTACGACCACGCCTGCCGGCGCTGA
- a CDS encoding helix-turn-helix domain-containing protein, which translates to MAARTSPSERQRRLGAELRKLRKRAGLSGDAAGALLDADRTRISHIEAGRMDVPRNGLYRLLRSYGCPEGPLFDGLMDMAHDRGKGWWNEYDADMCRSLLDLAEAEERAAGIRVHDPALVPGMLQTREYAEAIIETLPTGDETVERSVQFRLDRQRVLTRENPVPYHVILSESALRLRIGSERVMRRQLLRVIEVARLPHVTVQVFPFTAGAHSAFAGPFILLSGPAPELDTVYLDRPVESTFDGDSGRIAEYGKMFERLSALALPSVDPEAAPETHEVRDSLGLIQHLMYEL; encoded by the coding sequence ATGGCAGCGAGGACCAGCCCCAGCGAGCGGCAGCGCCGGCTCGGCGCCGAACTCCGCAAACTGAGGAAGCGCGCCGGGCTGTCCGGCGACGCTGCCGGAGCGCTGCTCGACGCCGACCGCACCCGGATCAGCCACATCGAGGCGGGCCGGATGGACGTCCCGCGCAACGGTCTCTACCGGCTGCTGCGCTCCTACGGCTGTCCGGAAGGGCCTTTGTTCGACGGGCTGATGGACATGGCCCACGACCGCGGCAAGGGCTGGTGGAACGAATATGACGCTGATATGTGCCGTTCCCTGCTGGACTTGGCAGAAGCTGAGGAACGGGCCGCAGGTATCCGCGTGCACGACCCGGCGCTCGTGCCCGGAATGCTGCAGACCAGGGAATACGCGGAAGCGATCATCGAGACGCTGCCCACCGGAGACGAGACCGTCGAGCGTTCGGTGCAGTTCCGGCTCGACCGTCAAAGGGTGCTGACCAGAGAGAATCCCGTCCCGTACCACGTCATCCTGTCGGAGTCCGCTCTCAGACTCCGCATCGGATCCGAGAGGGTGATGCGCAGACAGTTGCTGCGTGTCATCGAGGTGGCGCGACTTCCTCACGTCACCGTGCAGGTCTTTCCGTTCACGGCAGGCGCTCATTCGGCCTTCGCCGGACCCTTCATCCTCCTCAGTGGCCCGGCGCCCGAGTTGGACACCGTCTATCTCGATCGGCCTGTCGAATCGACCTTTGACGGGGATAGCGGGCGTATCGCCGAGTACGGCAAGATGTTCGAAAGGCTGAGTGCGCTCGCCCTGCCCTCCGTGGACCCCGAGGCCGCCCCGGAAACGCATGAGGTCCGGGATTCCCTGGGGCTGATCCAGCACCTCATGTACGAGCTGTAG
- a CDS encoding ATP-binding protein, whose protein sequence is MFATRSPDCSLVFPPDPVWVRAAREAVRTLLAAAGRHDLIDPALLFTSEVVTNSVNACRSKGCTTPVTVFAEWLGNSPGRLRVLVHDEAPGLPVRRTPHPDEESGRGLALISAGADAWGVCRHGPGEGKATWFELGLQSTPLSG, encoded by the coding sequence ATGTTCGCCACCCGCTCCCCCGACTGTTCCCTCGTCTTCCCGCCCGATCCCGTGTGGGTCCGCGCCGCGCGGGAGGCCGTGCGAACGCTGCTGGCCGCCGCCGGTCGTCACGACCTGATCGACCCGGCCCTGCTCTTCACCTCCGAGGTGGTGACGAACTCCGTCAACGCCTGCCGCAGCAAGGGCTGTACGACCCCGGTGACCGTCTTCGCCGAGTGGCTCGGGAACTCCCCCGGCCGTCTGCGGGTCCTGGTGCACGACGAGGCACCGGGGCTGCCGGTCCGCCGCACCCCGCATCCCGACGAGGAGTCCGGCCGGGGCCTGGCGCTCATCTCCGCCGGAGCCGACGCATGGGGCGTATGCCGGCACGGGCCCGGAGAGGGCAAGGCGACCTGGTTCGAGCTGGGGCTCCAGTCCACTCCGCTGAGCGGATGA
- a CDS encoding AAA family ATPase has translation MITRIEIDGYKSFEGFALDLPSFGVLLGTNASGKSNLLEAVDLLGQLIREPEGQTLVDRARRGGPKELFRRSPAGRPADTLRITADVIVDGPRGYCFLRVVALVRYADPPQPLDVTVEVGNVRDHYGDSEWREYADSLGLPPEIRGNSMRELHATRVPVQDSVYGPELAAVSRNWRIVEPSPKAMRVASSTYDTAPLAEDGKNLGAVLGRISRNPESWYDFRADAVALLPDLADITVEANEEWGQWDVWLQHKHEHRVSPGTASAGTLRVLALLAAAHDPAHEGVLMFEEPENGLHPSRVPHLLSRLRGRTSNLGNLSSGDGRQTLITSHSPIALAAALDEAPESVVFLDTVTRFGDGLPPRRLTRARKVAAEGERGTFVTPLEVRKYLDPVGRYARGA, from the coding sequence GTGATCACACGGATCGAGATCGACGGTTACAAGTCCTTCGAGGGGTTCGCCCTGGACCTGCCGTCCTTCGGCGTTCTCCTGGGCACCAACGCTTCGGGGAAGTCCAATCTGCTCGAAGCCGTCGACCTGCTGGGGCAGTTGATCCGGGAGCCTGAGGGCCAGACGCTGGTCGACCGCGCGCGCCGGGGCGGGCCCAAGGAACTCTTCCGGCGGAGCCCGGCGGGCCGGCCGGCCGACACCCTGCGGATCACGGCCGACGTGATCGTGGACGGGCCCCGGGGCTACTGCTTCCTCAGGGTCGTGGCCCTGGTCCGGTACGCGGATCCGCCGCAGCCACTGGATGTCACCGTCGAGGTCGGCAACGTCCGCGATCACTACGGCGACTCCGAGTGGCGGGAGTACGCGGACTCCCTGGGACTCCCCCCGGAGATCCGCGGGAACTCCATGCGAGAACTGCACGCCACCCGGGTTCCCGTGCAGGACAGCGTGTACGGCCCCGAGCTCGCCGCGGTCTCCAGGAACTGGCGGATCGTCGAGCCCTCCCCCAAGGCCATGCGGGTCGCCTCCTCCACCTATGACACCGCGCCCCTGGCCGAGGACGGGAAGAATCTCGGAGCCGTCCTGGGACGGATCTCCCGGAACCCCGAGAGCTGGTACGACTTCCGGGCCGACGCCGTGGCGCTCCTGCCGGACCTGGCGGACATCACCGTGGAGGCGAACGAGGAATGGGGCCAGTGGGACGTCTGGCTCCAGCACAAGCACGAGCACCGGGTGAGCCCGGGCACGGCCTCCGCGGGCACGCTGCGTGTCCTCGCCCTGCTCGCCGCCGCCCACGACCCCGCCCATGAAGGCGTCCTGATGTTCGAGGAACCGGAGAACGGTCTCCACCCCAGCAGAGTGCCGCACCTGCTCTCGCGACTGCGCGGGCGCACCAGCAACCTGGGGAACCTCTCCTCGGGAGACGGACGCCAGACGCTGATCACCTCGCACTCCCCCATCGCCCTGGCCGCCGCACTGGACGAGGCGCCGGAGTCGGTTGTCTTCCTGGACACCGTGACGCGCTTCGGTGACGGTCTTCCCCCGCGCAGGCTCACCCGGGCACGGAAGGTGGCGGCGGAGGGGGAGCGCGGGACGTTCGTGACGCCCTTGGAGGTCCGCAAGTACCTCGATCCCGTGGGGCGGTACGCGCGTGGGGCGTAG
- a CDS encoding DUF4276 family protein has translation MGRRYLSLALLTEGASDQWFLVPLIDRQIADLALRAPSEFDYSGVVTGECFTVAPRRTVVGEVAELLRYFDAVVVHHDHNERGKVDAVREHFAEEASRIVGLVPVRETEAWMLADTAALRAASPAGWDAAWELPHDVEKAADPKALLRTALGGRRDPERDFDRLGQTVELAKLGKVASYQRWLSELRTAMEKLHFL, from the coding sequence GTGGGGCGTAGGTACCTGAGTCTCGCCCTTCTCACCGAAGGGGCGAGCGACCAGTGGTTCCTCGTGCCACTGATCGACCGGCAGATCGCCGACCTGGCTCTGCGGGCGCCGTCGGAGTTCGACTACTCGGGCGTCGTCACCGGTGAGTGTTTCACCGTGGCTCCGCGACGGACGGTGGTCGGCGAAGTCGCCGAACTCCTGCGGTACTTCGATGCCGTTGTCGTCCACCACGACCACAATGAGCGCGGCAAGGTCGACGCGGTCCGCGAGCATTTCGCCGAGGAGGCTTCCCGCATCGTGGGCCTGGTGCCGGTCCGGGAAACCGAGGCATGGATGCTTGCCGACACCGCTGCCCTGCGAGCGGCATCACCGGCGGGGTGGGACGCGGCCTGGGAACTGCCCCACGACGTGGAGAAGGCTGCAGACCCGAAAGCTCTGCTCAGGACCGCACTCGGTGGACGGCGCGACCCGGAACGGGACTTCGACCGCCTGGGGCAGACGGTGGAGTTGGCGAAGCTCGGGAAGGTGGCCTCGTACCAGCGCTGGCTCTCGGAACTCCGGACGGCGATGGAGAAGCTGCACTTCCTGTGA
- a CDS encoding DUF3291 domain-containing protein: MTDAAAPFELAQINIARLLAPLDSPQLQDFVDGLDPVNATADASEGFRWRLQSDSGNATEVPVLGDDWLIVNLTVWRDLDSLTRFMYDGLHRDLMRRRREWFERLAEAVTALWWVPAGHRPSVAEAEERLTHLRRHGPTPYAFGLRSAFPPGPASPVPGTAEATAADLARAREANAGDVCTVG; encoded by the coding sequence ATGACTGACGCAGCCGCACCGTTCGAGCTCGCCCAGATCAATATCGCCCGGCTCCTCGCCCCGCTCGATTCACCGCAGTTGCAGGACTTCGTCGACGGGCTCGACCCCGTCAACGCCACCGCGGACGCCTCCGAGGGCTTCCGCTGGCGGCTCCAGAGCGACAGCGGCAACGCCACCGAGGTGCCGGTCCTCGGGGACGACTGGCTGATCGTGAACCTGACCGTGTGGCGCGACCTCGACTCCCTCACCCGCTTCATGTACGACGGCCTCCACCGCGACCTGATGCGCCGCCGCCGGGAGTGGTTCGAGCGGCTGGCGGAGGCGGTGACCGCCCTGTGGTGGGTCCCCGCCGGCCACCGGCCGTCCGTCGCCGAAGCTGAGGAACGGCTGACGCATCTGCGCCGGCACGGGCCCACGCCCTACGCGTTCGGGCTGCGGAGCGCCTTCCCGCCCGGGCCCGCGAGCCCCGTGCCGGGTACCGCGGAGGCCACGGCGGCCGACCTGGCGCGCGCCCGCGAGGCGAACGCCGGTGACGTCTGCACCGTCGGCTGA
- a CDS encoding ADP-ribosylglycohydrolase family protein, translating into MTAIRPGSRAAAHDSLRALALGDAFGERWFPLAAERGSVGEAIRERRTPEAPLWHWTDDTAMALALFAVLDRHGEVRQEKLAREFGERFLAEPARGYGSGMHELLPLLARRPDRWREDADALFGGQGSLGNGAAMRVAPLGAWFAGDPERAAAQAVLSAQVTHAHPEGIAGAVAVAVAAALAADRTEEPPAPAELLAGVADHTPEGAVRDGVLLAAGLPPGTEPAAAAAALGSGYRIRADDTVPYALWCAAGHLDDLTEALWTTAAGLGDIDTTCAIAGGVVGGRTGVADVPDVWLERAEPLPTPFAA; encoded by the coding sequence ATGACAGCGATCCGTCCCGGCAGCCGCGCCGCCGCCCACGACAGCCTCCGCGCCCTGGCCCTCGGCGACGCCTTCGGCGAACGCTGGTTCCCGCTCGCCGCCGAGCGGGGCAGCGTCGGCGAGGCCATCAGGGAGCGGCGGACCCCCGAAGCGCCCCTCTGGCACTGGACGGACGACACCGCCATGGCCCTGGCGCTCTTCGCCGTCCTCGACCGCCACGGCGAGGTGCGGCAGGAGAAACTGGCCCGGGAGTTCGGCGAACGCTTCCTCGCCGAGCCCGCCCGCGGCTACGGCAGCGGTATGCACGAACTGCTGCCGCTGCTCGCCCGGCGGCCGGACCGGTGGCGCGAGGACGCGGACGCCCTCTTCGGCGGCCAGGGCAGCCTCGGCAACGGCGCCGCCATGCGCGTCGCACCCCTCGGCGCCTGGTTCGCGGGCGACCCGGAGCGGGCCGCCGCGCAGGCCGTGCTGTCGGCGCAGGTCACCCACGCCCACCCGGAGGGCATCGCGGGCGCGGTGGCCGTCGCCGTCGCGGCCGCCCTCGCCGCCGACCGGACGGAGGAACCCCCGGCTCCCGCCGAGCTGTTGGCCGGCGTGGCGGACCACACCCCCGAGGGCGCGGTACGCGACGGCGTGCTGCTGGCGGCCGGACTGCCCCCGGGCACCGAACCGGCAGCGGCGGCGGCAGCCCTGGGCAGCGGCTACCGCATCCGCGCCGACGACACCGTGCCGTACGCCCTGTGGTGCGCGGCCGGACACCTGGACGACCTCACCGAGGCGCTGTGGACCACCGCGGCGGGCCTGGGCGACATCGACACGACCTGCGCCATCGCGGGCGGTGTCGTCGGCGGCCGGACGGGCGTCGCCGATGTCCCGGACGTCTGGCTGGAGCGCGCGGAACCCCTGCCCACGCCCTTCGCGGCCTGA
- a CDS encoding ferritin-like domain-containing protein has translation MTTHDLYAKDPGTPDWQVPASGAARFSWDYDDGRDRLLALYQKGKDKQWDSVRRIDWELEVDPYDPLGTPDEALALHGTRHWSRMTERDKGVLRRHYSSWQFSQFLHGEQGAMICAARIVESVPDLDAKFYSATQTMDEARHAEIYGRFLHEKIGMLYPINDNLQALLGDTLRDSRWDMPYLGMQVLIEGLALAAFGMIRDTTDKPLPKQILAYVMQDEARHVAFGRMALRDYYRQLTDAELREREEFVIEGCYLMRDRLRGTEVLENFGIPAAEAAEYTEQSEFLHLFRKLLFSRIVPCVKDIGLWGERLQRAYLDLGVFELGDSNLDLLMAQDEELAEQLDAERFAAEEAARTAEVTEAIAEGAAAES, from the coding sequence ATGACGACGCACGATCTCTACGCGAAAGACCCGGGAACCCCCGACTGGCAGGTGCCGGCCTCCGGCGCCGCCCGCTTCAGCTGGGACTACGACGACGGGCGCGACCGGCTGCTCGCCCTGTACCAGAAGGGCAAGGACAAGCAGTGGGACTCGGTCCGCCGCATCGACTGGGAGCTGGAGGTGGACCCCTACGACCCGCTCGGCACCCCCGACGAGGCCCTCGCCCTCCACGGCACCCGGCACTGGAGCCGGATGACCGAACGCGACAAGGGCGTGCTGCGGCGGCACTACAGCTCCTGGCAGTTCAGCCAGTTCCTCCACGGCGAGCAGGGCGCCATGATCTGCGCCGCCCGCATCGTGGAGTCCGTCCCCGACCTGGACGCCAAGTTCTACTCCGCGACCCAGACCATGGACGAGGCCCGGCACGCCGAGATCTACGGCCGCTTCCTCCACGAGAAGATCGGGATGCTCTACCCGATCAACGACAACCTCCAGGCCCTGCTGGGCGACACCCTGCGCGACTCCCGCTGGGACATGCCCTACCTCGGGATGCAGGTCCTGATCGAGGGCCTGGCCCTGGCCGCGTTCGGCATGATCCGCGACACCACCGACAAACCGCTCCCGAAGCAGATCCTCGCCTACGTCATGCAGGACGAGGCCCGGCACGTGGCCTTCGGGCGGATGGCGCTGCGCGACTACTACCGGCAGCTCACCGACGCCGAACTCCGCGAGCGCGAGGAGTTCGTCATCGAGGGCTGCTACCTCATGCGCGACCGGCTGCGCGGCACCGAGGTACTGGAGAACTTCGGCATCCCGGCGGCGGAAGCGGCGGAGTACACCGAGCAGTCGGAGTTCCTGCACCTCTTCCGGAAGCTGCTGTTCAGCCGGATCGTGCCGTGCGTCAAGGACATCGGCCTGTGGGGCGAACGCCTCCAGCGCGCCTACCTCGACCTGGGCGTCTTCGAGCTCGGCGACTCCAACCTCGACCTGCTGATGGCCCAGGACGAGGAGCTGGCCGAGCAGCTGGACGCCGAACGCTTCGCGGCCGAGGAGGCCGCCCGCACGGCGGAGGTCACCGAGGCGATCGCCGAGGGCGCGGCGGCCGAGAGCTGA
- a CDS encoding AurF N-oxygenase family protein: MTITTGAAAQRDALGLLKDREKVALRLLDSSAKHSFDPDAELDWDAPFEEGRWFWPPELVSLYDTPLWKTMSEEQRIELSKHESSALASLGIWFEIILMQLLCRHIYDKSPTSSHVRYALTEIEDECRHSKMFARLIQRNDTPVYPVSRVHQNLGRLFKTVSTTPGSFTATLLGEEILDWMQRLTFPDERIQPLVRGVTRIHVVEEARHVRYAREELRHQMVSAPRWSREFTRLTSGEFARVFSKAFINPEVYTNVGLDKREAVAQVAASGHRREVMQTGAKKLTDFLDDIGVLRGAGRRMWKSSGLLA, translated from the coding sequence ATGACGATCACAACCGGGGCAGCGGCGCAGCGGGATGCTCTCGGCCTGCTCAAGGACCGGGAAAAAGTCGCCCTGCGCCTGCTCGACTCCTCCGCCAAGCACTCCTTCGACCCGGACGCCGAACTGGACTGGGACGCCCCCTTCGAGGAGGGCCGCTGGTTCTGGCCGCCGGAGCTGGTCTCCCTCTACGACACCCCGCTCTGGAAGACCATGTCCGAGGAGCAGCGCATCGAGCTCTCCAAGCACGAGTCCTCGGCCCTGGCCTCGCTCGGCATCTGGTTCGAGATCATCCTCATGCAGCTGCTCTGCCGGCACATCTACGACAAGTCGCCGACCAGCTCGCACGTGCGCTACGCCCTCACCGAGATCGAGGACGAGTGCCGGCACTCCAAGATGTTCGCCCGGCTGATCCAGCGGAACGACACCCCCGTCTACCCGGTGTCGCGGGTCCACCAGAACCTCGGCCGGCTGTTCAAGACGGTCTCCACCACGCCGGGGTCCTTCACCGCCACGCTGCTCGGCGAGGAGATCCTCGACTGGATGCAGCGGCTGACCTTCCCGGACGAGCGCATCCAGCCGCTGGTACGCGGCGTCACGCGCATCCACGTGGTGGAGGAGGCCCGCCATGTGCGGTACGCCCGGGAGGAGCTGCGCCACCAGATGGTGAGCGCGCCGCGCTGGAGCCGGGAGTTCACCCGGCTGACCTCGGGCGAGTTCGCCCGCGTCTTCTCCAAGGCCTTCATCAACCCCGAGGTTTACACGAACGTGGGCCTCGACAAGCGGGAGGCGGTCGCCCAGGTCGCGGCCAGCGGGCACCGGCGCGAGGTCATGCAGACCGGGGCGAAGAAGCTGACGGACTTCCTGGACGACATCGGCGTGCTGCGCGGGGCGGGACGCCGGATGTGGAAGAGCTCGGGGCTGCTGGCCTGA